In the Kitasatospora terrestris genome, one interval contains:
- a CDS encoding nuclear transport factor 2 family protein — protein sequence MSERDDFLRWIGTALYDAELALHNGDAAPRRAIWSATEPVSVLGAWRNAVGTPEVDELFTALEESFSACTSYRFELLAADVVGDMAYTAGLEHISASVDGQPRTYTLRATQVYRREAGTWRVVHRHGDTVTGD from the coding sequence ATGAGCGAGCGCGACGACTTCCTGCGGTGGATCGGCACGGCGCTGTACGACGCCGAACTGGCCCTCCACAACGGCGACGCCGCCCCGCGCAGGGCGATCTGGTCGGCCACGGAACCGGTGAGCGTGCTCGGAGCGTGGCGCAACGCCGTCGGCACACCCGAGGTCGACGAGCTCTTCACCGCCCTCGAGGAGTCCTTCTCGGCCTGCACGTCCTACCGGTTCGAACTGCTCGCGGCCGACGTCGTGGGGGACATGGCCTACACCGCCGGTCTGGAACACATCAGCGCCTCGGTCGACGGGCAGCCCCGCACCTACACGCTGCGCGCCACCCAGGTGTACCGCCGCGAAGCCGGCACCTGGCGGGTGGTCCACCGACACGGGGACACGGTCACCGGAGACTGA
- a CDS encoding TetR/AcrR family transcriptional regulator, producing the protein MSVQERKERERADRERLIVATARELAEQQGWDAVTTRRLAERIEYSQPVLYSHFRGKREIIGAVALQGATEMAAALRAATAAATVTADGGADGLRTRVAALARAYLAFAERNPALYDAMFRLDGGLAFAQEDTPEQLKDAFAALLETLAEAAGDGVDPGLFTETFWAALHGLATLTRAGRLPPQDTERRLELVVERLAVL; encoded by the coding sequence ATGTCGGTACAGGAACGCAAAGAGCGCGAACGGGCGGACCGCGAGCGCCTCATCGTGGCGACGGCCCGCGAACTCGCCGAGCAGCAGGGCTGGGACGCGGTCACCACCCGCCGGCTCGCCGAGCGCATCGAGTACAGCCAGCCCGTCCTCTACAGCCACTTCCGCGGCAAGCGCGAGATCATCGGCGCCGTCGCCCTCCAAGGCGCCACCGAGATGGCCGCGGCGCTGCGGGCCGCGACCGCCGCGGCGACCGTCACTGCGGACGGAGGCGCGGACGGCCTGCGCACCCGGGTCGCCGCGCTCGCCCGCGCCTACCTCGCCTTCGCCGAACGCAACCCGGCGCTCTACGACGCCATGTTCCGCCTCGACGGCGGCCTGGCCTTCGCGCAGGAGGACACCCCCGAGCAGTTGAAGGACGCCTTCGCGGCCCTGCTGGAGACCCTGGCCGAGGCCGCCGGCGACGGCGTCGACCCGGGGCTGTTCACCGAGACGTTCTGGGCCGCCCTCCACGGCCTGGCCACCCTCACCCGCGCGGGACGGCTGCCCCCGCAGGACACCGAACGCAGGCTGGAGTTGGTGGTGGAACGGCTCGCCGTCCTGTGA
- a CDS encoding MFS transporter, whose amino-acid sequence MARSTGVPHDGYSEHRWKALAGMCVAAGMVWLSFADFGVAVPTISQELDASLPDLQWANNAFSLSTGALVLAAGRLGDVYGRKRMLCVGLLVMGAVSLVAAFVPGVTGMIVGRAVMGVGAALILPATLALIPPMFPPDEQPRAFGAWMAVAWVGQAAGPAVGGVLTGLLGWRSTFWINAPLALVALWLVHRSAEESTDPNASRHIDLPGLFTSALAAFCLLYGCTAGQEEGFDDPVIIALLVGSVVLAALFVLLEKKVKDPLIDLRLFSSRPFCGALAANSVMNIVFAGVSFLLTLYLQQVRGYGPVAAGLLLLPSTVTILLLNPVGGRVSARRGPRLPVVVGVLLLGVGTLVTALIGRDYTYPLLALGLLVLGAGLGLMSIPLSDTAVAGPPEELAGTASGMFKVTSMLGGAFGVAITVAVQQAVESNQAEKKAKAAGLSSSQVNELVNAVTDSDLAAKILASVDQATQAALTAAFREVQAVGAGRAIALSGLLALAAALLLPLLWRRSEPPGPAQPAGPPETPERLEAA is encoded by the coding sequence ATGGCCCGTTCGACCGGTGTGCCGCACGACGGATACTCCGAGCACCGCTGGAAAGCACTGGCCGGCATGTGCGTCGCGGCCGGCATGGTGTGGCTGTCGTTCGCCGACTTCGGGGTGGCCGTTCCGACGATCTCGCAGGAGCTGGATGCCTCGCTGCCCGATCTGCAGTGGGCGAACAACGCGTTCAGCCTGTCCACCGGAGCCCTGGTGCTCGCCGCGGGCCGCCTCGGCGACGTGTACGGGCGCAAGCGGATGCTGTGCGTGGGCCTGCTGGTGATGGGCGCGGTGTCGTTGGTGGCGGCGTTCGTGCCGGGTGTGACCGGAATGATCGTCGGCCGTGCGGTGATGGGTGTCGGCGCGGCGCTGATCCTGCCCGCCACGCTCGCGCTGATCCCGCCGATGTTCCCACCGGACGAGCAGCCCCGGGCGTTCGGCGCGTGGATGGCCGTCGCCTGGGTCGGGCAGGCGGCCGGTCCCGCGGTCGGCGGCGTACTGACCGGTCTGCTGGGCTGGCGCTCCACGTTCTGGATCAACGCCCCGCTGGCGCTGGTCGCCCTGTGGCTGGTGCACCGCTCCGCCGAGGAGTCCACCGACCCGAACGCCTCCCGCCACATCGACCTGCCTGGCCTGTTCACCAGCGCCCTCGCGGCGTTCTGCCTGCTGTACGGCTGCACGGCCGGCCAGGAGGAGGGGTTCGACGATCCGGTGATCATCGCCCTGCTGGTCGGCTCCGTCGTGCTGGCCGCGCTGTTCGTGCTGCTGGAGAAGAAGGTGAAGGACCCGCTGATCGACCTGCGGCTGTTCTCCTCGCGCCCGTTCTGCGGCGCCCTGGCGGCCAACTCGGTCATGAACATCGTCTTCGCGGGCGTCAGCTTCCTGCTCACCCTCTACCTGCAGCAGGTCCGCGGCTACGGCCCGGTGGCCGCCGGCCTGCTCCTGCTGCCCTCGACCGTGACGATCCTGCTGCTGAATCCCGTCGGCGGCCGGGTCTCCGCCCGCCGGGGCCCGCGCCTGCCGGTCGTGGTCGGGGTCCTGCTGCTGGGCGTCGGCACCCTGGTGACCGCGCTGATCGGCCGCGACTACACCTACCCGCTGCTCGCCCTCGGCCTGCTGGTGCTCGGCGCGGGCCTCGGCCTGATGTCCATCCCGCTCTCCGACACCGCCGTGGCCGGCCCGCCCGAGGAACTCGCCGGCACCGCGTCGGGCATGTTCAAGGTGACCAGCATGCTGGGCGGGGCGTTCGGGGTCGCGATCACCGTCGCGGTGCAGCAGGCGGTGGAGAGCAACCAGGCCGAGAAGAAGGCGAAGGCCGCAGGCCTGTCCTCCTCCCAGGTGAACGAACTCGTCAACGCCGTCACCGACTCCGACCTCGCCGCGAAGATCCTCGCCTCCGTCGACCAGGCGACCCAGGCCGCGCTCACCGCCGCGTTCCGCGAAGTGCAGGCAGTGGGCGCCGGCCGGGCGATCGCCCTGTCCGGGCTGCTGGCCCTCGCCGCCGCCCTGCTGCTCCCCCTGCTGTGGCGGCGCAGCGAGCCGCCCGGCCCGGCGCAGCCCGCCGGGCCGCCGGAGACGCCCGAGCGGCTGGAGGCGGCATGA
- a CDS encoding DUF1772 domain-containing protein: protein MLTALEVFTVVSVGLMVGVELSVAFVMNRIFAGLPEDSATLARAHGGRMLGAVMPVWYIGSLVLAAVWAVAGRHHPGTGLVVLAAALLVVSVLMSVLLLVPINNRSKTWTPENRPADWKEQQNRWDRYHYARVAVIVAAFALLVCALT, encoded by the coding sequence ATGCTCACCGCACTTGAGGTCTTCACCGTCGTGTCCGTCGGCCTGATGGTCGGGGTGGAGCTCTCCGTCGCCTTCGTGATGAACCGGATCTTCGCCGGACTGCCCGAGGACAGCGCCACCCTCGCCCGCGCCCACGGAGGCCGGATGCTCGGCGCCGTGATGCCGGTCTGGTACATCGGCTCACTGGTCCTCGCCGCGGTCTGGGCCGTGGCCGGCCGGCACCACCCCGGCACCGGCCTGGTCGTCCTCGCCGCCGCGCTGCTGGTCGTGAGTGTGCTGATGTCGGTCCTGCTGCTCGTCCCGATCAACAACCGCAGCAAGACCTGGACCCCGGAGAACCGGCCCGCGGACTGGAAGGAGCAGCAGAACCGCTGGGACCGCTACCACTACGCCCGCGTCGCCGTCATCGTCGCCGCCTTCGCCCTGCTGGTCTGCGCCCTCACCTGA